In the Leptospira limi genome, one interval contains:
- a CDS encoding DUF4416 family protein, translated as MPQEILERPAGASFFLIVSYENEDTLFELKILSEKRFSKILYESLVLPRWIPDESEREFAYPGRFTKVLSFKQRIHREEIVEKKKDSLEFQNLLQKKDLSTLLVPGYVTSHNIVIAKSKDDFHRMYLFQGVYAETVYHFSRGILQPLPSTQNYFKEKEVVYFFNTLRESYEFNKFKS; from the coding sequence ATGCCACAAGAGATTTTAGAAAGACCTGCCGGTGCTTCATTTTTTCTCATCGTATCTTACGAGAATGAAGATACACTGTTTGAATTAAAAATTTTAAGCGAAAAACGTTTTTCTAAAATACTCTATGAGTCATTAGTATTGCCCAGATGGATTCCGGATGAATCAGAACGAGAGTTCGCTTATCCTGGTCGTTTTACAAAGGTATTGTCTTTCAAACAACGGATCCATAGAGAAGAAATTGTTGAGAAAAAGAAAGACAGTTTGGAATTCCAAAACCTCCTCCAAAAAAAAGATTTAAGTACTTTGTTGGTTCCTGGGTATGTTACTTCACATAACATTGTGATTGCGAAGTCAAAGGATGATTTCCACCGCATGTATTTATTCCAAGGTGTTTATGCGGAAACAGTGTATCATTTTTCTAGAGGGATACTACAACCCCTACCTTCTACTCAGAATTATTTCAAAGAAAAAGAGGTAGTTTATTTTTTTAACACTCTCAGGGAATCGTATGAGTTTAACAAATTTAAATCTTAA
- the lepA gene encoding translation elongation factor 4, whose translation MNERQKFTRNFSIIAHVDHGKSTLADRLLEIGLVTDQRTKKDQILDSMDIERERGITIKANNASFDYHAKDGNVYHLNLIDTPGHVDFTYEVSRSLAACEGVLLIVDASQGVEAQTLANLYLAMDLDLRIIPVINKIDLPSADIDKCKLMIEESLGLNPEEAIPISAKTGLNVQEVLEAICYLLPPPVGDVDAPLKALIYDSFFDTYMGVVAKVRLYDGKLRKGEMIHMMNIGRQFTVTEVGINRLSMVACEELQAGDVGYVVAGMKKMGDAKTGDTITHANRQTAEDVKGFKDAKPMVFAGLFPINGEDFDALVDAIEKLKLNDSALTFERENSAALGFGFRVGYLGLLHMEIVQERLEREFNLALITTAPSVKFRITTTKDEVIEVDNPSKWPDPILIGKSEEPFVKATIIAPESYVGNIMSLVIEKRGIHMDTVYLSKDKLQLTYELPLAELIFEFYDKLKSYTKGYASLDYEEVGYRDSKLVRMDILVNGEPVDALSSIVHKSKAEERGRVIIEKLKDLIPRHQFMIPLQAAIGSKVVARESISALRKNVTAKCYGGDISRKKKLLEKQKEGKKRMKQIGNVEIPQEAFLSILKTGD comes from the coding sequence GTGAACGAACGCCAAAAATTCACCCGCAATTTTTCCATCATCGCCCATGTCGACCATGGAAAGTCCACTCTGGCGGATCGTTTGCTTGAGATTGGTCTTGTTACGGACCAACGTACCAAAAAAGACCAAATCCTCGATTCCATGGACATCGAAAGGGAACGTGGGATCACGATCAAAGCAAACAATGCTTCTTTTGATTACCATGCCAAAGACGGAAACGTCTACCACCTAAATTTAATTGATACTCCGGGCCACGTCGACTTTACGTACGAAGTGTCACGTTCTCTTGCTGCTTGTGAAGGGGTTCTTCTCATTGTAGATGCAAGCCAAGGGGTCGAAGCACAAACACTTGCTAACTTATATCTCGCGATGGACCTAGACCTTCGCATCATCCCTGTCATCAATAAAATTGATCTTCCTTCTGCAGACATTGATAAATGTAAACTGATGATCGAAGAGTCACTTGGCCTGAATCCAGAAGAGGCAATTCCGATATCAGCAAAAACAGGACTAAATGTCCAGGAAGTACTCGAAGCCATTTGTTACCTACTTCCACCACCGGTTGGGGATGTGGATGCTCCACTCAAAGCTCTTATTTACGATTCCTTTTTTGATACCTACATGGGTGTTGTCGCCAAAGTTCGGTTATATGACGGAAAACTTCGTAAAGGAGAAATGATTCACATGATGAACATTGGTCGCCAGTTTACGGTGACGGAAGTGGGGATCAACAGACTCTCTATGGTGGCTTGCGAAGAACTCCAAGCAGGGGATGTAGGGTATGTCGTCGCCGGTATGAAAAAAATGGGAGATGCCAAAACGGGAGATACCATTACTCATGCCAATCGCCAAACCGCAGAAGACGTAAAAGGTTTTAAAGACGCAAAACCAATGGTATTTGCAGGACTATTTCCCATCAATGGGGAAGACTTTGATGCCCTGGTTGATGCTATCGAGAAACTAAAGTTAAATGACTCTGCTCTCACCTTTGAAAGGGAAAATTCTGCAGCGCTGGGATTTGGTTTCCGCGTTGGTTATCTTGGCCTCCTTCATATGGAGATCGTACAAGAACGTTTGGAAAGGGAATTTAACCTTGCCCTCATCACAACGGCTCCATCGGTAAAATTTCGCATAACCACAACCAAAGACGAAGTGATCGAAGTGGATAACCCGAGTAAATGGCCAGACCCCATTCTCATTGGAAAATCGGAAGAACCCTTTGTCAAAGCGACAATCATTGCTCCCGAATCCTATGTGGGAAATATCATGTCCCTCGTGATTGAAAAACGTGGGATCCACATGGATACAGTTTACTTATCCAAAGACAAACTGCAATTAACCTACGAACTTCCCTTAGCGGAATTGATCTTCGAATTTTATGACAAGTTAAAATCCTACACAAAAGGTTATGCCTCACTTGATTATGAAGAAGTGGGTTACCGTGATTCGAAACTTGTGCGAATGGACATCCTTGTGAATGGGGAACCAGTGGATGCACTATCTTCCATTGTGCATAAATCCAAGGCAGAGGAAAGGGGTAGGGTCATCATTGAAAAACTAAAAGACCTCATCCCTCGACACCAATTTATGATCCCTTTACAAGCTGCCATAGGGTCAAAAGTAGTGGCTCGTGAAAGTATCTCTGCCCTTCGCAAAAACGTAACCGCAAAATGTTACGGTGGTGATATTTCTCGTAAGAAAAAACTCCTCGAAAAACAAAAAGAAGGAAAAAAGAGAATGAAACAAATCGGAAACGTGGAAATCCCACAAGAAGCCTTTTTATCCATTCTCAAAACAGGAGATTAA
- a CDS encoding FtsB family cell division protein, whose product MTATKASLLLTYVCACLYLGLLSESGVAERMRLEKELTNLNAEVERLVVENQGLEEKERLLKNDAYALEQEARKYYLLSETAHVLKFEEFPEKTGAKPKALPTSIREAGLGGEWKEPPLFLLRFFFISFSVFLILGVYYKLKRLPHTSNQKRLN is encoded by the coding sequence ATGACAGCAACCAAAGCCTCTCTTCTCTTAACCTATGTTTGTGCTTGTCTCTACCTCGGACTTTTGTCCGAGTCAGGGGTTGCGGAACGTATGCGTTTAGAAAAAGAACTCACGAATCTCAATGCAGAGGTGGAGAGGCTTGTGGTTGAAAACCAAGGGCTGGAAGAAAAGGAAAGGTTACTCAAAAATGATGCCTATGCCTTGGAACAAGAAGCCCGAAAGTACTACTTACTTTCAGAAACAGCACATGTGCTAAAATTTGAAGAATTTCCAGAGAAAACTGGTGCCAAACCAAAGGCTCTTCCTACTTCCATCCGTGAAGCGGGTTTAGGTGGCGAGTGGAAAGAACCACCTCTCTTTTTGTTACGATTCTTTTTTATTTCTTTTAGTGTTTTCCTGATTCTAGGTGTGTACTACAAGCTGAAACGCTTGCCTCATACGTCTAACCAGAAAAGACTGAACTAA
- a CDS encoding YheT family hydrolase, whose product MTSSNKEFKPRRFLEGRHLQTVYNVLFPPDNALEDEYYSESILIPTNDGSGDILWLEHNPPLSQIRKHASAWNGSYIMLVHGMEGSSESHYMVSVGKEALNRGYGVIRMNLRNCGRGLGLARKPYNAGQSEDIEAVLKYIYKHFSRSILVSGFSLSANMVLKFFGEKREHYAKAFTATSPPLDLKRSCDFIDSRAGNFYRDHFLETMKEKVSAGIYDLTEKQKEQVLRSKSFFDFDDFFTAPISGYTNVLEYYNICSSLKYLPGIKLPGLIVHADDDPVVPSEVWHEIRWKSFPMLQTVLTEKGGHVGYISDPSPDNPEGRWLPKILLDFFDSKI is encoded by the coding sequence TTGACGTCGTCTAACAAAGAGTTTAAACCTAGAAGATTTTTAGAAGGTCGTCACCTTCAAACTGTCTACAATGTACTGTTTCCTCCGGACAATGCACTGGAGGATGAGTATTATTCAGAAAGTATCCTCATTCCCACAAACGATGGGTCTGGGGATATACTTTGGCTTGAACACAACCCCCCTCTTTCCCAAATCCGAAAACACGCTTCTGCTTGGAATGGATCCTACATCATGCTCGTACATGGTATGGAAGGAAGTTCCGAATCCCATTATATGGTAAGTGTGGGAAAGGAAGCTCTTAACCGAGGTTATGGGGTGATTCGTATGAACCTTCGGAATTGTGGGAGAGGTTTAGGCCTTGCAAGAAAGCCATATAATGCTGGTCAGTCGGAAGATATCGAAGCAGTATTGAAATATATTTATAAACATTTTTCGAGATCCATTTTGGTTTCAGGGTTTTCCTTATCCGCCAATATGGTCTTAAAGTTTTTTGGAGAAAAAAGAGAACATTACGCCAAAGCCTTTACGGCAACTTCTCCTCCCCTAGACTTAAAACGGAGTTGTGATTTTATTGATTCTCGTGCTGGGAATTTTTACAGAGATCACTTTTTGGAAACAATGAAAGAAAAGGTTTCCGCAGGGATCTATGATTTGACTGAAAAACAGAAGGAACAGGTCCTTCGTAGTAAGTCGTTTTTTGATTTTGATGATTTTTTTACGGCACCAATCTCTGGTTATACGAATGTTTTGGAATATTACAATATTTGTTCCAGTTTAAAATACTTACCAGGGATCAAACTCCCTGGACTCATTGTCCATGCGGATGATGATCCCGTTGTACCTTCCGAAGTTTGGCATGAAATTCGTTGGAAGTCATTTCCCATGTTACAAACTGTTCTAACAGAAAAAGGTGGTCATGTGGGTTATATCAGCGATCCATCTCCCGATAATCCAGAAGGTCGCTGGTTACCCAAGATACTTCTCGATTTTTTTGATTCCAAAATCTAA
- a CDS encoding TldD/PmbA family protein, whose amino-acid sequence MDRGAIEKRLNDQKDLLTNLISKAKSNGMEQVEIYSSYGYSEDVSLEKNDLNNCTATEENMFGIRVIHEGNQGFLISNHIPSLYTSIEEAYQLAKSQSTPDLDLVLPEVRQLTNQFDTYDSSLDTMGIEDLVSFAKEALGWRSDLYDKINIDSGDFSLSKGYKLIVSSKGVMAHELGAELSASVMGMGVDGDLVGSFDYDSASGFTKDQFQTLWKKAFHNFGDKCMGALYAKPTTGFQGKVLLPPDAVYSFFLGLFIGSLNGTSLRKGKSKMAGKIGEKVASSLLSIWDDPTNKGFMGSTGFDREGMPTTFKKVLTEGVLESYFYNTYEAKKAKLPFSNGCATGGAQSLPGCGPKQLQIAPGNTNKDEFFKLPGKTLFVNRISGTKDGASGDFSGVVKGGYLLEGGEKIPVREVQIVGNAFDALNQIEAIAKEGELIGESSFVPYMLLDGFTITGVMEN is encoded by the coding sequence ATGGATCGTGGTGCGATAGAAAAACGATTAAACGACCAAAAAGATTTACTTACCAATTTGATTTCGAAAGCCAAGTCCAATGGAATGGAACAAGTAGAGATTTATTCCAGTTATGGTTATTCAGAGGATGTGAGTTTAGAAAAAAACGATCTTAATAACTGTACTGCAACCGAAGAAAATATGTTTGGGATCCGTGTGATCCATGAAGGAAACCAAGGGTTTCTCATTTCCAATCACATCCCTAGTTTGTATACATCCATTGAAGAAGCATATCAATTGGCAAAAAGCCAGTCCACACCTGATCTGGATTTAGTTTTACCAGAAGTAAGACAACTCACAAATCAATTTGATACTTATGATAGTTCCCTTGATACGATGGGAATTGAAGACCTCGTTTCCTTTGCCAAAGAGGCACTAGGTTGGCGAAGTGATTTGTATGATAAAATCAACATTGACTCCGGTGATTTTTCGCTTAGCAAAGGTTATAAGTTAATTGTATCTTCTAAAGGTGTGATGGCCCATGAATTAGGGGCAGAACTTTCAGCATCTGTTATGGGGATGGGTGTGGATGGAGATCTCGTTGGAAGTTTTGACTATGATTCTGCTAGTGGTTTCACAAAAGACCAATTCCAGACACTTTGGAAAAAAGCGTTCCATAATTTTGGAGATAAATGTATGGGAGCCTTGTATGCAAAACCAACAACTGGATTCCAAGGTAAAGTTTTACTCCCACCAGATGCCGTTTATTCCTTTTTCCTTGGGCTTTTTATTGGTTCCTTGAATGGAACTAGTTTACGAAAAGGGAAATCAAAAATGGCTGGGAAAATAGGAGAAAAAGTAGCCTCTTCGTTACTGTCCATTTGGGATGATCCAACGAACAAAGGTTTCATGGGATCGACTGGATTTGACAGAGAAGGAATGCCTACTACTTTCAAAAAAGTCTTAACGGAAGGAGTTCTTGAATCTTATTTTTATAATACATATGAAGCTAAAAAAGCGAAACTTCCTTTTTCCAATGGATGCGCAACTGGCGGTGCCCAAAGCCTCCCAGGTTGTGGGCCAAAACAATTACAAATCGCTCCAGGAAATACAAACAAAGATGAGTTTTTTAAACTGCCAGGCAAAACACTTTTTGTGAATCGAATCTCAGGCACAAAAGATGGAGCATCGGGAGATTTTTCTGGTGTTGTTAAAGGTGGTTACCTCTTAGAAGGGGGTGAAAAAATTCCAGTACGCGAAGTTCAAATTGTAGGAAATGCATTTGATGCTTTAAATCAAATTGAAGCGATTGCAAAAGAGGGAGAACTCATTGGCGAATCGTCATTTGTTCCTTATATGTTACTCGATGGATTTACGATTACAGGTGTGATGGAAAACTAA
- a CDS encoding ClpP family protease yields MPEEETPEKEITETIQDLISDKNMGKKFLEKRKIFLWGPVTDESSKELTAKLMYLEMVDPGKPITFYINSPGGVVTSGLVVYDTMQMISSPVHTVCMGMAASMGSILLIGGKKGNRYIWPNGRVMIHQPSIGGQIQAPATDLLIHAQDIVKTKEKLNQMLAEACGKSYEQLVEDTDRDYYMDAEQALAYGIVDKIVNTIDVV; encoded by the coding sequence ATGCCAGAAGAAGAAACACCAGAAAAAGAAATCACCGAAACCATCCAAGACCTCATTAGCGACAAAAACATGGGAAAGAAGTTCCTGGAAAAACGGAAAATCTTTCTCTGGGGTCCTGTCACTGACGAATCCTCCAAGGAACTAACAGCCAAACTCATGTATTTAGAGATGGTTGATCCTGGAAAACCAATTACATTTTATATCAATAGCCCTGGTGGTGTTGTCACCTCAGGACTTGTCGTGTATGACACGATGCAAATGATTTCCTCTCCCGTACACACAGTTTGTATGGGTATGGCAGCTTCAATGGGATCCATTCTCCTCATTGGTGGCAAAAAAGGAAATCGTTACATATGGCCTAATGGTCGTGTGATGATCCACCAACCATCGATTGGTGGGCAAATCCAAGCTCCTGCAACGGATTTACTCATCCATGCACAGGACATAGTCAAAACCAAAGAAAAACTCAATCAGATGTTAGCGGAAGCTTGTGGAAAATCCTACGAACAATTGGTGGAAGACACTGATCGCGATTATTATATGGATGCAGAACAAGCACTTGCTTATGGCATCGTTGATAAGATCGTAAACACAATTGACGTCGTCTAA
- a CDS encoding STAS domain-containing protein, with protein sequence MSLDDLVVSTEKIDTVYVTKLQGNLNNFTAEKCIKSVTNSLKHGSVILDLEELNMVTTQGIVAFKTLNEEAFLQKHKIILINLPLSVRQAFLMAGVRNLFPIANNEEAAFKMASRPSR encoded by the coding sequence ATGAGTTTAGACGATTTAGTAGTGTCCACTGAAAAAATTGATACCGTTTACGTAACCAAATTACAAGGAAATCTAAACAACTTCACAGCGGAAAAGTGCATCAAATCGGTCACCAATTCCTTAAAACATGGGTCAGTGATTCTCGATTTAGAGGAACTGAACATGGTCACAACCCAAGGCATTGTTGCCTTCAAAACATTAAATGAAGAAGCATTTTTACAAAAACACAAAATCATTCTCATCAACCTTCCGTTAAGTGTAAGACAGGCATTTCTTATGGCAGGTGTTCGCAATTTATTCCCCATCGCAAATAATGAGGAAGCTGCATTCAAAATGGCTTCCAGACCCAGTAGGTAA
- a CDS encoding TldD/PmbA family protein → MRDLLKECLSEESGFVELRYHHKESRSFFAERGRVESTALRKRTGVGVRVLESGTWGFASTSEVTKASIQNAIQIAKKAARLSSALRKDKIPNLPKANFAVGDFIGKGIEDFRSRSVEEKLKMVLDIQNEAAKQSTKLQSVGCGYSEIYEEKAIVTTDGADSFFSLVRPEFRVSAVAKEDGKLESGSHSIGVTGGWDCLFRSQSPSQISEEACKTAVDLLSSELPLGGLSTVILSPSIVGLLVHEAIGHTVEADFVLSGSVAQGKIGHRVGSDLVTLCDSGSSEFYEGAGGTIPVDDEGVIPTNTVIIKNGILSSYLHNRETAERFGVAPTGSARAWEYGDVPLIRMRNTFLLPGDSSLEEMIANTKDGYYLDGAKNGQADATGEFMFAVQKAYRIQNGKITNLLKGVTVSGLAFDVLQNVDMVSKEFKWDLGSGHCGKGQPAKVDAGGPYVRTKVLLGGK, encoded by the coding sequence ATGCGTGACCTTTTAAAAGAATGTTTATCGGAAGAATCTGGGTTTGTTGAATTACGATACCACCACAAAGAAAGTCGTTCCTTTTTTGCAGAACGAGGGCGTGTGGAATCCACTGCTTTACGGAAACGTACTGGGGTTGGAGTTCGGGTATTAGAATCAGGAACTTGGGGTTTTGCTTCTACAAGTGAAGTCACAAAAGCTTCCATCCAAAATGCGATCCAAATCGCAAAAAAAGCAGCTAGGCTTTCCTCTGCCCTTCGTAAAGATAAGATCCCGAATTTACCAAAGGCTAATTTTGCCGTTGGTGACTTTATTGGAAAAGGGATAGAAGACTTCCGTTCTCGTTCTGTGGAAGAAAAATTGAAAATGGTCCTCGATATCCAAAACGAAGCGGCTAAACAATCCACCAAACTCCAGTCAGTTGGTTGTGGGTATTCTGAAATTTATGAAGAAAAAGCCATTGTCACAACAGACGGGGCAGATAGTTTTTTTAGTTTGGTAAGACCAGAATTTCGAGTTTCTGCAGTTGCCAAAGAAGATGGAAAATTGGAATCAGGTTCTCATTCAATCGGTGTCACAGGTGGTTGGGACTGTTTGTTCCGGAGCCAATCCCCTTCTCAAATTTCGGAGGAAGCCTGTAAAACCGCTGTGGATTTACTTTCCAGTGAACTCCCGCTAGGCGGGTTATCCACTGTCATCCTCAGTCCTTCCATTGTGGGACTACTTGTCCATGAAGCAATTGGACACACCGTGGAGGCTGATTTTGTTCTCTCAGGTTCTGTTGCCCAAGGGAAAATTGGCCACCGAGTTGGATCCGACTTAGTGACGTTATGTGATTCTGGTTCCTCAGAATTTTATGAAGGAGCTGGTGGAACCATCCCTGTGGATGATGAAGGTGTGATTCCAACCAATACTGTCATAATCAAAAATGGAATTCTTTCCTCCTATCTTCATAACCGTGAAACTGCAGAACGTTTTGGTGTGGCACCAACTGGTTCGGCAAGAGCTTGGGAATATGGAGATGTTCCTCTCATTCGTATGCGGAATACATTTTTACTCCCTGGAGATTCTAGCTTAGAAGAGATGATTGCAAACACCAAAGATGGGTATTACCTAGATGGAGCTAAAAATGGCCAAGCAGATGCGACTGGTGAGTTTATGTTCGCCGTTCAAAAAGCATATCGAATCCAAAACGGAAAAATCACGAATTTATTAAAAGGTGTAACTGTTTCGGGTCTTGCTTTTGATGTTTTACAAAATGTAGATATGGTTTCCAAAGAATTTAAATGGGATTTGGGATCGGGCCACTGCGGGAAAGGACAACCTGCAAAAGTGGATGCCGGTGGACCTTATGTTCGCACGAAAGTTTTATTAGGTGGTAAATAA
- a CDS encoding diacylglycerol/polyprenol kinase family protein — protein MSSGFNFFRKIWHVLGLIIPVTLYLEPFRDAFGLVYATRAILVTSLGIFLLALFLLELFRLSHSGFEAFFYRYFGFLMKESERKRFNGTVPYFLANLIVVCFFPAEVAILAILFLVIGDPFAAYVGSKYGKHRFYNGKSIEGVFGFLIPALIFSVFVLYLITKSHPESFISLYDHHGFTWTPIVIVFVSVLLSCVTEFFSNTTAKGLVDDNLLIPVVGAISLSVLSLLYLDYTPMDFFFDPNGLYIQK, from the coding sequence ATGAGTTCAGGATTTAATTTTTTTCGTAAAATTTGGCATGTATTGGGACTCATCATTCCAGTTACTTTATACTTAGAACCATTCCGAGATGCATTTGGACTTGTTTATGCCACACGAGCCATCCTTGTAACTTCGCTTGGCATTTTCCTTTTAGCACTTTTTCTATTGGAATTGTTTCGTTTGAGCCATAGCGGATTTGAAGCGTTTTTTTATCGGTATTTTGGTTTTCTTATGAAAGAATCTGAAAGGAAACGATTTAATGGGACAGTTCCTTATTTTCTTGCCAATCTAATCGTTGTTTGTTTTTTTCCAGCGGAAGTAGCAATCCTCGCAATTCTATTTTTAGTCATAGGAGATCCATTTGCTGCTTATGTGGGAAGTAAATATGGCAAACACCGTTTTTACAATGGAAAATCCATTGAAGGTGTATTTGGATTTTTGATTCCAGCTTTAATCTTTTCCGTTTTTGTTTTGTATCTCATCACAAAATCTCATCCTGAAAGTTTTATCTCTTTGTATGACCACCATGGATTTACTTGGACTCCCATCGTGATCGTTTTTGTGTCGGTTCTTCTCTCTTGTGTTACAGAGTTTTTTTCCAACACTACAGCCAAGGGTTTAGTAGATGACAATCTCCTGATTCCTGTCGTAGGAGCGATTTCCCTTTCCGTATTATCATTGTTATATTTGGATTATACACCTATGGATTTTTTCTTTGATCCAAATGGATTGTACATTCAGAAATAA
- the eno gene encoding phosphopyruvate hydratase produces MSQKDSIRSVKAREIMDSRGNPTVEVDVTLEDGSFGRAAVPSGASTGEHEAVELRDGDKKRYSGKGVLKAVDNVNSKISKSILGLSATNQLLVDGTMISLDGTSNKSKLGANAILGVSMAVAKAAAAHSGLPLYRYIGGTFARELPVPMMNIINGGAHADNNIDFQEFMILPVSAPNFREALRMGAEVFHSLKTVLKGKGLNTAVGDEGGFAPNLTSNSEAIEVILTAIEKAGYKPDLDIKIGLDCAASEFYDEKKKKYVLKAEKKPEKTAEELVEYYSNLVSKYPIITMEDGLDENDWTGWKKLSEKLGKKIQLVGDDLFVTNITKLSKGIEKGIGNSILIKVNQIGTLTETLSAIEMAKKAQYTAVVSHRSGETEDATISHIAVATNSGQIKTGSLSRTDRIAKYNELLRIEEELGKNATYSGVGTFYNLR; encoded by the coding sequence ATGTCCCAAAAAGATAGCATTCGTTCCGTCAAAGCCCGTGAAATTATGGATTCCAGAGGAAATCCAACCGTTGAAGTGGACGTCACTTTGGAAGACGGTTCGTTTGGTCGTGCGGCGGTTCCCTCTGGGGCATCCACTGGTGAACACGAAGCTGTTGAACTTCGTGACGGTGACAAAAAAAGATACTCTGGAAAAGGAGTACTCAAAGCAGTCGATAACGTTAATTCTAAAATTTCAAAATCCATTCTTGGTCTCTCTGCGACAAACCAACTCCTCGTTGATGGAACGATGATCTCTCTCGATGGAACTTCCAATAAATCGAAGTTAGGTGCCAATGCAATTTTAGGTGTGTCAATGGCAGTTGCAAAAGCAGCGGCAGCACATTCTGGCCTTCCTCTCTATCGTTATATCGGAGGGACTTTTGCTCGTGAACTTCCAGTTCCGATGATGAACATCATCAATGGTGGAGCTCATGCTGATAACAACATCGACTTCCAAGAATTTATGATCCTACCAGTGTCTGCTCCTAACTTTCGTGAGGCACTTCGTATGGGTGCGGAAGTGTTCCATAGCTTAAAAACAGTGTTAAAGGGCAAAGGACTCAACACTGCGGTTGGTGATGAAGGTGGATTTGCTCCGAACCTGACAAGCAATAGCGAAGCCATCGAAGTGATCCTCACTGCGATTGAAAAAGCTGGGTACAAACCAGACCTCGATATCAAAATTGGTCTCGATTGTGCTGCTTCTGAGTTTTATGATGAGAAAAAGAAAAAGTATGTTCTCAAAGCCGAAAAAAAACCAGAGAAGACTGCCGAAGAACTCGTAGAATACTACTCAAATTTAGTGTCCAAGTATCCGATCATTACCATGGAAGACGGTCTGGATGAAAACGATTGGACAGGCTGGAAAAAACTTTCCGAGAAACTGGGGAAAAAGATCCAACTTGTGGGGGATGATTTGTTCGTAACCAATATCACAAAACTCTCAAAAGGGATCGAAAAAGGGATTGGTAACTCCATTCTCATCAAAGTGAACCAAATTGGAACTCTCACAGAGACCCTCAGTGCGATTGAAATGGCAAAAAAAGCACAGTACACTGCTGTTGTGTCCCATAGATCAGGAGAAACCGAAGATGCAACGATTTCCCATATTGCCGTGGCGACCAACTCAGGCCAGATCAAAACGGGTTCCTTAAGCAGAACGGACAGAATTGCAAAATACAACGAACTCCTTCGTATCGAAGAAGAACTCGGGAAAAATGCAACATACAGCGGAGTGGGTACGTTTTACAACCTAAGATAA